In one Bosea sp. RAC05 genomic region, the following are encoded:
- a CDS encoding transferase hexapeptide repeat family protein, translating to MAAKKLGLEPVIHETAVVREATLGRYTEIGARTSFVESTMGDYSYVVNDSNIIYTTIGKFCSIAAMTRINPGNHPMQRASQSHFTYRASAYFEDAEDDAAFFEWRRSTPVTIGHDVWIGHGAIILPGRSIGTGAVVAGGAIVTKDVAPYTIVAGNPARPIRRRFPEQVAERLMALGWWDWDHLHLRKALADFRALPVEAFLDRYETSGA from the coding sequence ATGGCCGCCAAGAAGCTCGGGCTCGAACCGGTGATCCATGAGACGGCGGTCGTCCGGGAGGCGACGCTGGGGCGCTACACCGAGATCGGGGCGCGAACCTCCTTCGTCGAGTCGACGATGGGCGACTACTCCTACGTCGTGAACGATTCCAACATCATCTACACGACCATCGGCAAGTTCTGCTCGATCGCGGCGATGACCCGGATCAATCCCGGCAACCACCCGATGCAGCGGGCGAGCCAGTCGCATTTCACCTACCGCGCCAGCGCCTATTTCGAGGATGCGGAGGACGATGCCGCCTTCTTCGAATGGCGCCGCTCGACGCCGGTGACCATCGGCCACGATGTCTGGATCGGCCACGGCGCCATCATCCTGCCCGGCCGCAGCATCGGCACGGGCGCCGTCGTCGCCGGCGGCGCGATCGTCACCAAGGACGTCGCACCCTACACCATCGTCGCCGGCAACCCGGCCCGGCCGATCCGCCGCCGCTTCCCCGAACAGGTCGCAGAGCGGCTGATGGCGCTCGGCTGGTGGGACTGGGACCACCTGCATCTCCGCAAGGCACTTGCCGATTTCCGCGCCTTGCCGGTCGAGGCGTTCCTTGACCGTTACGAGACCTCGGGCGCCTGA
- a CDS encoding globin-coupled sensor protein, with translation MSSDNLASRLSFMQLDGRARDQIKGMHDDIVAALPGALETFYKQLRSYPETQRFFSSEKQIDGAQQRQSSHWDRIAKGQFDQSYVAAVTKVGEIHARIGLEPRWYIGGYALILEKIITDVLIARWPKSRFGGKVAGATDRAAEISALVKAALLDMDYAISVYLEASEAARLKVEEQAKAAERALAAEREKAVASVSEAMAALANGDLTFRIGQNIPEEYGAIRDNFNEAVARIEQLVSTIKTNSAAIAASSQEINSGASDLSMRTEQQASALEESAATTEELAASVKTSSQASKRSVALADDATKIARTGGDIVKNATDAMSRIEDASKKISEITSVIDGIAFQTNLLALNAAVEAARAGDAGRGFAVVAAEVRALAQRSSDAAKDITGLIASSDAEVTEGVKLVRLAGGTLEQIVEASAAVSSTVQEIASASGEQANGIEEMSQTVSHMDEITQQNAALAEQSAASSKTLLDQIEQLNRLIASFRTSQDGQVVALHASRRRAA, from the coding sequence ATGTCGTCTGATAACCTCGCCAGCCGCCTTTCCTTCATGCAGCTCGATGGCCGCGCCCGCGACCAGATCAAGGGGATGCATGACGACATCGTCGCGGCTCTGCCGGGCGCGCTCGAAACCTTCTACAAGCAGCTGCGCAGCTATCCGGAGACGCAGCGCTTCTTCTCCAGCGAGAAGCAGATCGACGGCGCCCAGCAGCGCCAGTCCTCGCACTGGGACCGGATCGCCAAGGGCCAGTTCGACCAGAGCTACGTCGCCGCCGTCACCAAGGTCGGCGAGATCCACGCCCGGATCGGGCTCGAACCGCGCTGGTACATCGGCGGCTATGCCCTGATCCTCGAGAAGATCATCACCGATGTTCTGATCGCGCGCTGGCCGAAATCGCGCTTCGGCGGCAAGGTCGCCGGCGCCACCGATCGGGCCGCGGAAATCAGCGCCCTGGTCAAGGCCGCCCTGCTCGACATGGACTACGCGATCTCCGTCTACCTGGAGGCCTCCGAAGCGGCCCGCCTCAAGGTCGAGGAGCAGGCGAAGGCTGCCGAGCGAGCCCTGGCCGCCGAGCGCGAAAAGGCGGTCGCCTCCGTCAGCGAGGCCATGGCCGCGCTGGCCAATGGCGATCTCACCTTCCGCATCGGCCAGAACATCCCCGAGGAATACGGCGCGATCCGCGACAACTTCAACGAGGCCGTCGCACGCATCGAGCAGCTGGTGAGCACCATCAAGACGAACTCGGCCGCCATCGCCGCCTCCTCGCAGGAAATCAACTCCGGCGCCTCGGACCTGTCGATGCGGACCGAGCAGCAAGCCTCGGCTCTCGAGGAAAGCGCGGCCACGACCGAGGAACTCGCCGCCTCGGTGAAGACCTCGTCGCAGGCCTCCAAGCGCTCGGTCGCGCTCGCCGATGACGCCACCAAGATCGCCCGAACCGGTGGCGATATCGTCAAGAACGCCACCGACGCGATGTCGCGCATCGAGGACGCTTCGAAGAAGATCTCCGAGATCACCAGCGTCATCGACGGAATCGCCTTCCAGACCAATCTGCTGGCCCTCAACGCGGCGGTGGAAGCCGCCCGCGCCGGCGATGCCGGGCGCGGCTTCGCCGTCGTCGCCGCGGAGGTCCGTGCCCTGGCCCAGCGCTCCTCCGACGCGGCGAAGGACATCACCGGCCTGATCGCCTCCTCGGACGCCGAGGTGACGGAGGGCGTGAAGCTGGTGCGGCTCGCCGGCGGCACGCTGGAGCAGATCGTCGAGGCGTCCGCCGCCGTCTCCTCGACCGTGCAGGAGATCGCCAGCGCTTCTGGCGAGCAGGCCAACGGCATCGAAGAGATGAGCCAGACGGTCAGCCACATGGACGAGATCACCCAGCAGAACGCCGCGCTCGCCGAGCAGAGCGCCGCCTCGTCCAAGACCCTTCTCGATCAGATCGAACAGCTCAACCGGCTGATCGCGAGCTTCCGGACCTCGCAGGACGGGCAGGTCGTGGCGCTGCACGCGTCGCGCCGTCGGGCCGCCTGA
- a CDS encoding class I SAM-dependent methyltransferase translates to MSVPALDRRGFILQHTRLLPVPHAPEIALHVADEATELWQKTEDELATIGLPPPFWAFAWAGGQALARHLLDDPAIVRGRRVLDFASGSGLVAIAAARCGARLVQACDIDAFAAEAIALNAAANNVTVAVRLEDLVGRDEGWDVVCAGDVCYERAMAESVVAWLARLSARGAVVLIGDPGRSYLPKDRLEALASYAVPVSRSLEDADIKHSTVWRLKG, encoded by the coding sequence GTGAGCGTGCCGGCGCTCGACCGGCGCGGCTTCATCCTCCAGCACACCCGTCTGCTGCCCGTGCCGCATGCGCCCGAGATCGCGCTCCATGTCGCCGATGAGGCGACCGAACTCTGGCAGAAGACCGAGGACGAGCTGGCGACGATCGGGCTGCCGCCGCCGTTCTGGGCTTTCGCCTGGGCGGGGGGCCAGGCGCTGGCGCGCCACCTGCTGGACGACCCCGCGATCGTGCGCGGGCGGCGGGTGCTCGACTTCGCCAGCGGCTCGGGGCTGGTGGCCATCGCCGCCGCCCGCTGTGGCGCGCGCCTGGTCCAGGCCTGCGACATCGATGCCTTCGCGGCGGAGGCGATTGCGCTCAACGCGGCGGCCAATAACGTGACGGTCGCCGTCCGCCTCGAGGATCTGGTGGGGCGTGACGAGGGCTGGGACGTCGTCTGCGCCGGGGACGTCTGCTATGAGCGGGCGATGGCCGAGAGCGTCGTCGCCTGGCTGGCGCGGCTGTCGGCGCGCGGAGCGGTGGTCCTGATCGGCGATCCCGGCCGCAGCTATCTGCCGAAGGACCGGCTTGAGGCGCTGGCGAGTTACGCCGTGCCGGTGTCGCGCTCGCTCGAGGATGCCGACATCAAGCACTCCACTGTCTGGCGCTTGAAGGGATAG
- a CDS encoding alpha-D-ribose 1-methylphosphonate 5-triphosphate diphosphatase has product MQTVLTNARLILEDEIVTGTIAFENGVITAVDQGLSSLPGAVDAGGDYVAPGLVEMHTDNMEKHFMPRPKVFWPNGLAAALVHDAQMAAAGVTTVYDAICAGTPFSAKDYRKDIFADVMTSLAQGQAEGVFRIDHRIHMRCELTSPDLLRDIEPYQDDALVQLVSLMDHTPGQRQWRNIEHLRTYAVGNGKTEAEFEEDVATRQQEGAANVSSNWQAVVALFSARGIPIATHDDTTIEHVEEGLASGAVISEFPTTVEAAAAAKQRGLATIAGAPNVVRGGSHSGGVSVSELAEKGLLDGLSSDYVPASLLQAVLKLHNDHGLGLPDAMGMVTWKVADILGLKDRGHLKTGLRADLVRFRALGPTPVIAAVWSKGERAF; this is encoded by the coding sequence ATGCAGACCGTTCTGACCAATGCCCGCCTGATCCTCGAGGACGAGATCGTCACGGGCACGATCGCCTTCGAGAACGGCGTCATCACGGCCGTCGACCAGGGGCTCTCGTCGCTGCCGGGGGCGGTCGACGCGGGCGGCGACTATGTCGCGCCCGGCCTCGTCGAGATGCACACCGACAACATGGAAAAGCACTTCATGCCGCGGCCCAAGGTCTTCTGGCCGAACGGGCTCGCCGCCGCGCTGGTCCATGACGCGCAGATGGCGGCGGCCGGCGTGACCACGGTCTATGACGCGATCTGCGCCGGCACGCCCTTCTCCGCCAAGGATTACCGCAAGGACATCTTCGCCGATGTCATGACCTCGCTCGCCCAGGGCCAGGCGGAAGGCGTCTTCCGCATCGACCACCGCATCCACATGCGCTGCGAGCTGACGAGCCCCGACCTGCTCAGGGACATCGAGCCCTATCAGGACGATGCGCTCGTGCAGCTGGTCTCGCTGATGGACCACACCCCGGGCCAGCGCCAGTGGCGCAACATCGAGCACCTGCGGACCTATGCCGTCGGCAACGGCAAGACCGAGGCCGAGTTCGAGGAGGACGTCGCCACCCGCCAGCAGGAGGGCGCCGCCAATGTCTCCAGCAACTGGCAGGCGGTGGTCGCGCTCTTCAGCGCCCGCGGCATCCCGATCGCGACCCATGACGACACCACGATCGAGCACGTCGAGGAGGGCCTCGCCTCGGGTGCGGTGATCTCGGAATTCCCGACCACGGTCGAGGCCGCCGCCGCCGCCAAGCAGCGCGGGCTCGCGACGATCGCCGGCGCGCCGAACGTCGTGCGCGGCGGCTCGCATTCCGGCGGCGTCTCGGTCTCCGAACTGGCCGAGAAGGGGCTGCTCGACGGCCTCTCCTCCGACTATGTGCCCGCCAGCCTGCTCCAGGCCGTGCTCAAGCTCCACAACGACCATGGACTCGGTCTGCCCGACGCCATGGGCATGGTCACCTGGAAGGTTGCCGACATCCTCGGCCTGAAGGATCGCGGCCATCTCAAGACCGGGCTGCGGGCGGATCTCGTCCGCTTCAGGGCGCTGGGACCGACGCCCGTGATCGCGGCCGTCTGGTCGAAGGGCGAGCGCGCGTTTTGA
- a CDS encoding DUF6481 family protein, producing MKNPNDRSFTDRQANSAAAKKALLERFKARPGPDDPIMQQRRAEREAVAAARAEREAEKAAIRAEQERLAEIERLRLEEEERIAEIAREAARKAEQAKRDAERPRKVLLEAVQYAQMRAAGKGGRR from the coding sequence TTGAAGAACCCGAACGACCGCAGCTTCACTGATCGCCAGGCCAATTCCGCGGCCGCCAAGAAAGCGCTCCTGGAGCGTTTCAAGGCGAGGCCGGGTCCGGATGACCCGATCATGCAGCAGCGACGCGCGGAACGCGAAGCCGTCGCCGCCGCCCGCGCCGAGCGCGAGGCCGAGAAGGCCGCCATACGCGCCGAGCAGGAGCGCCTCGCCGAGATCGAGCGCCTGCGCCTCGAAGAGGAAGAGCGCATCGCCGAGATCGCCCGCGAGGCCGCCCGCAAGGCCGAACAGGCGAAGCGCGACGCCGAGCGTCCGCGCAAGGTGCTGCTCGAGGCCGTGCAGTACGCCCAGATGCGCGCTGCCGGCAAGGGCGGTCGCCGCTGA
- a CDS encoding DUF1045 domain-containing protein has product MSGTRYALYYAPAVDSALWRFGCATLGYDAFTGEEIAFTVPPGCDAQLWPDRTAEPRRYGFHATLKAPFELAGGRSEGELRAFARQIALGCTAVPLAGLKVTSLGRFVALTPSEPSPALQALAFGVVQAFEPFRAPLGQADLARRLASPLTPAERAHLEAYGYPYVGDAFRFHMTLTGALPADEAPAVAAALAEAHARAVPAGPVAIDRLALFRQDDRAGRFRIIDAFPLGR; this is encoded by the coding sequence TTGAGCGGTACGCGCTACGCCCTCTATTACGCGCCCGCCGTCGACAGCGCGCTCTGGCGCTTCGGCTGCGCGACGCTGGGCTACGACGCCTTCACGGGCGAGGAGATCGCCTTCACTGTCCCGCCCGGCTGCGACGCGCAGCTCTGGCCGGACCGCACCGCCGAGCCACGCCGCTACGGCTTTCACGCGACGCTGAAGGCGCCCTTCGAACTGGCTGGCGGTCGAAGCGAGGGTGAATTGCGGGCCTTCGCCCGGCAGATCGCGCTCGGCTGCACGGCGGTGCCTCTGGCCGGCCTCAAAGTCACCTCGCTCGGCCGCTTCGTCGCGCTGACGCCGAGCGAGCCGAGCCCGGCGCTGCAGGCGCTGGCCTTCGGCGTCGTCCAGGCCTTCGAGCCGTTTCGCGCGCCGCTGGGACAGGCCGATCTGGCGCGGCGCCTTGCCAGCCCGCTGACCCCGGCCGAGCGCGCCCATCTCGAAGCCTATGGCTATCCTTATGTCGGTGACGCCTTCCGCTTCCACATGACGCTGACCGGGGCGCTCCCGGCGGACGAGGCTCCCGCCGTCGCGGCCGCCCTGGCCGAGGCCCATGCGCGCGCCGTCCCCGCGGGTCCGGTCGCCATCGACCGCCTCGCTCTGTTCCGGCAGGACGACCGGGCCGGCCGCTTCCGCATCATCGACGCCTTTCCGCTCGGCCGCTGA
- a CDS encoding glycosyltransferase family 4 protein → MARPRLLFVATEDWFFASHFLPMARAARELDFDVAVIARERNHRRVIEAAGVRLIALEAERRSLDPRALLRQVKALRALIERERPDILHCIALKPIALAGLAGRLAGVQRRVYALTGLGFLGAKEGLAAAAARMAAIAWLRGAIDGPQVRFLFENPDDPVTLGLDPADAAKVAIVGGAGVDPLILMPEPMPPAPPLKVALVARLLWSKGVDLAVESVRLARAQGARVELTLHGAPDPSNPKAIPEETLKQWAARPGIDWAGPTRDIEGVWRQHHLCILPSRGGEGLPRTILEAAACGRPILTTDVPGCRSFVRDGQDGMVVPANDAAALAQALIVLSRAPALAERMGASARARLIDGHTERDVMNAVKALYRNLLARPTTDIAA, encoded by the coding sequence ATGGCCCGACCCAGACTTCTCTTCGTCGCGACCGAAGACTGGTTCTTCGCGTCGCATTTCCTGCCGATGGCGCGGGCGGCGCGCGAACTGGACTTCGACGTCGCCGTGATCGCGCGCGAGCGCAACCACCGGCGCGTCATCGAGGCGGCGGGCGTCCGGCTGATCGCGCTGGAGGCTGAGCGTCGCAGCCTCGACCCGCGGGCGCTGCTTCGCCAGGTCAAGGCGCTGCGGGCGCTGATCGAGCGGGAGCGGCCCGACATCCTGCATTGCATCGCGCTCAAGCCGATCGCGCTCGCGGGCCTCGCCGGCCGTCTGGCCGGGGTGCAGCGTCGAGTCTATGCGCTGACGGGGCTGGGCTTCCTCGGCGCCAAGGAGGGGCTGGCGGCGGCCGCGGCGCGGATGGCGGCGATCGCCTGGCTGCGCGGCGCGATCGACGGCCCGCAGGTGCGCTTCCTGTTCGAAAACCCCGACGATCCCGTCACGCTCGGGCTCGATCCCGCGGATGCGGCCAAGGTCGCGATCGTCGGCGGCGCCGGGGTCGATCCGCTGATCCTGATGCCGGAGCCGATGCCGCCGGCGCCGCCGCTGAAGGTCGCGCTGGTGGCGCGGCTGCTCTGGTCGAAGGGGGTCGATCTGGCGGTCGAGTCGGTCCGGTTGGCGCGGGCGCAGGGGGCACGGGTCGAGCTGACGCTGCACGGCGCGCCCGACCCCTCGAACCCCAAGGCCATTCCCGAGGAGACGCTGAAGCAATGGGCGGCGCGGCCGGGGATCGACTGGGCCGGCCCGACCCGCGACATCGAGGGCGTCTGGCGGCAGCACCATCTCTGCATTCTGCCGTCGCGCGGCGGCGAAGGGCTGCCGCGCACGATCCTGGAGGCGGCGGCCTGTGGCAGGCCGATCCTGACCACGGACGTTCCGGGTTGCCGCAGCTTCGTGCGCGACGGGCAGGACGGCATGGTGGTGCCCGCCAACGACGCCGCCGCCCTGGCGCAGGCGCTGATCGTCCTGTCGCGCGCGCCGGCGCTGGCCGAGCGCATGGGGGCGAGCGCGCGGGCCCGGCTGATCGACGGACATACCGAGCGCGACGTCATGAACGCCGTCAAGGCGCTGTATCGCAACCTGCTCGCCCGCCCGACGACGGACATCGCCGCGTGA
- a CDS encoding S8 family serine peptidase, whose product MTLPRSLLTRAVSALRLAAGGGFALMLVLAAGPAGAQQPAPGATPPAGGAASPPTRAITVPPPAWRVPNVFGGPAASRTVVPAADETRFVPGEILFELAPNVQAETVLRRYGATLITSRRVELAGTTIIRARLAEGRDLRDVLTQMASDNAIAGAQPNFTFELQQDLAQPVSTTASGGRSDIPTLRLSDPAAVRPTPAPRRELPPQYVADKLRLGEVHKLARGATIRVAVIDSGVDVAHPELRGGVAGLFDALGEDYVPHAHGTAMAAAIVAQGQLQGVAPGARLLVGRAFSGRAGSGSANGTSLQIMSAIEWAVNQGARVINLSFAGPEDRLLSRGLAGVAAKGVVAVAAAGNAGPNAAPLYPGADPNVIAVTATDADDRVFRQANRGAYIAVAAPGVDVIAAEPNGRYAFSSGTSIAAAHVSGLVALMLEKRPDLDPAGVRRLLSESAVDLGSKGRDPVYGAGRVDAAAALSRVAPLTASRP is encoded by the coding sequence ATGACGTTGCCTCGTTCCCTGCTGACCCGCGCCGTCTCGGCCCTTCGGCTGGCCGCAGGCGGCGGCTTCGCGCTGATGCTCGTGCTGGCCGCCGGGCCGGCCGGGGCGCAGCAGCCGGCGCCGGGCGCGACCCCGCCCGCAGGCGGCGCGGCCAGCCCGCCGACGCGGGCGATCACGGTGCCGCCTCCGGCCTGGCGGGTGCCCAATGTCTTCGGGGGGCCGGCCGCGTCGCGCACGGTCGTCCCGGCCGCGGACGAAACCCGCTTCGTGCCGGGCGAGATTCTGTTCGAGCTCGCGCCCAATGTGCAGGCGGAGACCGTGCTGCGCCGCTATGGCGCCACGCTGATCACCAGCCGGCGTGTCGAGCTCGCCGGGACCACGATCATCCGCGCGCGTCTGGCCGAGGGGCGCGACCTGCGGGACGTGCTGACGCAGATGGCCAGCGACAACGCCATTGCCGGCGCACAGCCGAACTTCACCTTCGAGCTGCAGCAGGACCTGGCCCAGCCCGTCAGCACGACGGCCTCGGGCGGGCGCTCGGACATCCCGACGCTGCGCCTCTCGGACCCCGCCGCCGTCCGGCCGACGCCCGCGCCGCGCCGCGAGCTGCCGCCGCAATATGTCGCCGACAAGCTGCGGCTCGGGGAGGTCCACAAGCTCGCCCGCGGCGCGACGATCCGGGTCGCCGTGATCGACTCGGGCGTCGATGTCGCCCATCCCGAGCTGCGCGGCGGCGTCGCCGGTCTGTTCGACGCGCTGGGCGAAGACTATGTGCCGCATGCCCACGGCACCGCCATGGCGGCGGCGATCGTGGCGCAGGGGCAGTTGCAGGGCGTCGCGCCCGGCGCGCGGCTGCTGGTCGGCCGGGCCTTTTCAGGCCGTGCCGGTTCCGGCTCCGCCAATGGCACGAGCCTGCAGATCATGTCCGCGATCGAGTGGGCCGTGAACCAGGGCGCGCGCGTGATCAATCTCAGCTTCGCCGGCCCGGAAGACCGCCTGCTCTCGCGCGGGCTCGCCGGCGTGGCGGCGAAGGGTGTGGTCGCCGTCGCCGCGGCGGGCAATGCCGGGCCCAACGCCGCGCCGCTCTATCCCGGCGCCGATCCCAACGTCATCGCGGTCACGGCCACCGATGCCGACGACCGGGTGTTCCGTCAGGCCAATCGCGGTGCCTACATCGCCGTGGCGGCGCCGGGCGTCGACGTGATCGCGGCGGAGCCGAACGGGCGCTACGCCTTCTCGTCGGGAACCTCGATCGCGGCCGCGCATGTCTCGGGCCTCGTCGCCCTGATGCTGGAGAAGCGCCCGGATCTCGACCCCGCCGGGGTCCGTCGCCTGCTCAGCGAGAGCGCGGTCGATCTCGGCTCGAAGGGGCGCGATCCCGTCTATGGCGCCGGCCGCGTCGATGCGGCGGCCGCATTGTCGCGCGTCGCGCCGCTCACCGCGTCACGCCCCTGA
- a CDS encoding cold-shock protein — MSAGTVKWFNSTKGFGFIQPDDGGQDVFVHISAVERAGMRDLQEGQKISYELTQDKRSGKMSADQLRAE; from the coding sequence ATGAGCGCCGGTACAGTCAAGTGGTTCAATTCGACCAAGGGTTTCGGTTTCATCCAGCCGGATGACGGCGGGCAGGACGTGTTCGTCCACATCAGCGCCGTCGAGCGTGCTGGCATGCGTGATCTCCAGGAAGGTCAGAAGATCTCCTACGAGCTCACCCAGGACAAGCGTTCGGGCAAGATGTCGGCGGATCAGCTCCGCGCCGAGTGA
- a CDS encoding YybH family protein has product MDESLQTPAAKAFPAALAGLRSALSHVANGDVSPIKALYSHADDATSMYGWGGYEKGWAAISQRWDWAARQFRGGTVSHENVTTVVGTELALVTDIEVFEVLLPGTEVPTRWTNRVTHVFRFEEGGWRLLHRHANRLEQQYEPAPRLAVVSGA; this is encoded by the coding sequence ATGGACGAGAGCTTGCAAACACCGGCCGCGAAGGCCTTTCCCGCCGCATTGGCCGGCCTGCGCTCGGCCCTGAGCCATGTCGCCAACGGCGATGTCAGTCCGATCAAGGCGCTCTATTCCCATGCCGACGATGCCACCAGCATGTATGGCTGGGGCGGATACGAGAAGGGCTGGGCGGCGATCTCGCAACGCTGGGACTGGGCGGCCCGGCAGTTCCGCGGCGGCACGGTCAGCCATGAGAACGTTACCACCGTGGTGGGAACGGAGCTCGCGCTCGTCACCGACATCGAGGTGTTCGAGGTGCTGTTGCCGGGGACGGAGGTACCGACACGCTGGACCAACCGGGTGACCCATGTCTTCCGTTTCGAGGAGGGTGGCTGGCGCCTGCTTCATCGCCATGCCAACCGGCTGGAGCAGCAATACGAGCCGGCGCCGCGCCTCGCAGTGGTCTCAGGGGCGTGA
- the rpsU gene encoding 30S ribosomal protein S21 yields MQVLVRDNNVDQALRVLKKKMQREGVFREMKRRSAYEKPSEKRVREKADAIRRARKVARKQMQREGLIAAPKPKPRPVRAGSAPAPR; encoded by the coding sequence ATGCAGGTTCTCGTTCGCGACAACAATGTCGATCAGGCCCTCCGCGTCCTGAAGAAGAAGATGCAGCGCGAAGGCGTCTTTCGCGAGATGAAGCGCCGTTCGGCCTATGAGAAGCCGTCCGAGAAGCGCGTCCGCGAGAAGGCCGATGCGATCCGGCGCGCCCGCAAGGTCGCCCGCAAGCAGATGCAGCGCGAAGGCCTGATCGCCGCGCCGAAGCCCAAGCCGCGCCCGGTGCGCGCTGGAAGCGCACCCGCGCCGCGCTGA
- the phnL gene encoding phosphonate C-P lyase system protein PhnL, with protein sequence MTTMIRVENVTKAFTLHNQGGVRLPVFDDVNFSVEAGEALVLAGASGAGKSSLLRILYGNYLPSAGHIHITHAGRPVDIVTAVPRTVLDIRRRTLGFVSQFLRVIPRVSALDIVRDPLLARGISPDQASERAKAMLARLNLPERLWNLAPATFSGGEQQRVNIARSFVDPSAIMLIDEPTASLDAANRDVVVELIAEARTNGSAIVGIFHDEAVREKVATRYLDITAFRKAA encoded by the coding sequence TGCCCGTCTTCGACGACGTCAATTTCAGCGTCGAGGCCGGCGAGGCCCTCGTGCTCGCGGGCGCATCCGGCGCCGGCAAGTCGAGCCTGCTGCGCATCCTCTACGGCAACTACCTGCCGAGCGCGGGCCATATCCACATCACCCATGCGGGCCGTCCCGTGGACATCGTCACCGCCGTTCCGCGCACGGTGCTGGACATCCGCCGCCGCACGCTCGGCTTCGTCTCGCAGTTCCTGCGCGTGATCCCGCGCGTCAGCGCGCTCGACATCGTGCGCGACCCGCTTCTGGCGCGCGGCATCTCTCCGGATCAGGCGAGCGAACGGGCCAAGGCGATGCTCGCCCGGCTCAACCTGCCCGAGCGCCTCTGGAACCTCGCCCCGGCGACCTTCTCCGGCGGCGAGCAGCAGCGCGTCAACATCGCGCGTTCCTTCGTCGACCCCTCCGCCATCATGCTGATCGACGAGCCGACCGCCTCGCTCGACGCCGCCAACCGCGACGTCGTGGTCGAACTGATCGCGGAAGCCCGTACCAATGGCTCCGCCATCGTCGGGATTTTCCACGACGAGGCCGTGCGCGAGAAGGTCGCGACGCGCTATCTCGACATCACCGCTTTCCGGAAGGCCGCCTGA
- a CDS encoding sigma-70 family RNA polymerase sigma factor encodes MHTESDEDLVKRIAGGDRLAMKVLFSRHQTRVYRFAQRLLRDETMAEDVTGDVFMDLWRQADRFEARSSVTTWLLTIARNKSYSALRKRRDAGLDDDFAASIEDESDDPEVVVQKQDKSLAIRACLAKLSRDHAEVIDLVYYHESSVEEVARIVGIPENTVKTRLFHARKKLGELLKAAGVDRGWP; translated from the coding sequence ATGCATACGGAATCCGACGAAGACCTCGTCAAGCGGATCGCCGGAGGCGACCGACTCGCGATGAAGGTGCTGTTCTCGCGGCACCAGACACGGGTTTATCGTTTCGCCCAGCGCCTGCTGCGGGACGAGACGATGGCGGAGGATGTGACCGGTGACGTCTTCATGGACCTCTGGCGTCAGGCGGACCGGTTCGAGGCACGTTCCTCGGTCACGACCTGGCTGCTCACCATCGCGCGCAACAAATCCTACTCGGCCCTGCGCAAGCGGCGCGATGCCGGGCTGGACGACGACTTCGCCGCCAGCATCGAGGACGAATCCGACGATCCCGAGGTCGTGGTGCAGAAGCAGGACAAGAGCCTGGCGATCCGTGCCTGCCTCGCCAAGCTGTCCCGCGACCATGCCGAAGTCATCGACCTCGTCTATTATCACGAGAGCTCGGTCGAGGAGGTCGCCAGGATCGTCGGCATCCCCGAGAACACGGTCAAGACACGCCTCTTCCACGCCCGCAAGAAGCTGGGCGAGCTGCTCAAGGCCGCCGGCGTCGACCGGGGCTGGCCCTGA